In the Pyxicephalus adspersus unplaced genomic scaffold, UCB_Pads_2.0 Sca765, whole genome shotgun sequence genome, NNNNNNNNNNNNNNNNNNNNNNNNNNNNNNNNNNNNNNNNNNNNNNNNNNNNNNNNNNNNNNNNNNNNNNNNNNNNNNNNNNNNNNNNNNNNNNNNNNNNNNNNNNNNNNNNNNNNNNNNNNNNNNNNNNNNNNNNNNNNNNNNNNNNNNNNNNNNNNNNNNNNNNNNNNNNNNNNNNNNNNNNNNNNNNNNNNNNNNNNNNNNNNNNNNNNNNNNNNNNNNNNNNNNNNNNNNNNNNNNNNNNNNNNNNNNNNNNNNNNNNNNNNNNNNNNNNNNNNNNNNNNNNNNNNNNNNNNNNNNNNNNNNNNNNNNNNNNNNNNNNNNNNNNNNNNNNNNNNNNNNNNNNNNNNNNNNNNNNNNNNNNNNNNNNNNNNNNNNNNNNNNNNNNNNNNNNNNNNNNNNNNNNNNNNNNNNNNNNNNNNNNNNNNNNNNNNNNNNNNNNNNNNNNNNNNNNNNNNNNNNNNNNNNNNNNNNNNNNNNNNNNNNNTCTGTTATACCAACATGCAAATATTACAGACAGTAACTATACCCAAAGACATAATTTCAGCAGGACCAATGTTATATAATTTGGTGTTTGTGAACGCTTCAAAGTTCAAAGTTCGAGTTCAAACTCCAAAAGAGTAAGGTCAGTAGTCAAAAAACTACTGACcaccaaaagaaaaggaaaagccCTACTGACCTTTCCGTGGGTATTTTATCTTGTCTGTATACAAGAACTGCATGAGCAATTCAAAGGGCCGTGGTTCAGCATCCCTGATGACAACTTCCAGCATGGGCTGAGATCTAAACAGTTTTGCATTGCCAGcactattttcttgtttttgtggTGTACTTTGGCATTCATCCTCTGAATCCGGTTTTAATTTCTGgttaaagaaaatgcaagaaGAGTTTTGTGTATCATAATACAGAAACttacaaaaacctgaaaaaagtcTGTGACTGATAAGATTTAAATAACAGCTCACCTTATCACAGTAAACTTTGGGTCCGACCAGTGCCAGCTGTTAAAGCTTCACACCAGTTCAGGACCAAATCACTTAGGAAATATTGTCTATCACTTTctgaacattattaaaaataaataaataattgtactaCTTACTTGTCTCTGATGCTCTCTTGCCTGAGTAATCTTTTTCCTTAGCCATTTACATCGAGCAGTCACAATAGCTGTGTGTCCTCTAACCTTCTCCTCTTTCTAATGTCAGAAAGGGGGAAATAAAGGTACATTGTAAATGTCCATATTAGAAAACAATACAGAGATTCTGAGCTTTGAATACAAAGTTTCTTgcttatttcaataaatatgtttagcAATTGTTACATATTGTTTAGGTcttcagaaaaaaagatatttaaaaaagccAACAGGCAATTGTTTGGTCAGAATACCTTCTTCACTTGGTGGCCAGTATGATTTGAAAAAGCTATTCAGACATAGATTACTTTACAGATTATAAGCATGCCAATGTGTCTTACAGAGTACGAAGAAGCCAAATGAAATACTCCCTGCCCCCAAGCAAGGCAAAATTAAATATAGCTCTTTGGTTTGCATACTAGAGACAATCTGGCATTAAAGGAAATTTTGACATTTAAGGATCTGAATTAAACAGAATAAATCAGACAGGAAAAGGATGAAAATTTTATATAGAACAACTGTGCTGGAAAACCACAATGTCAAAAGACATCTGGTCCTTACTAAAAAACAATTGGGAAAACAATCACTACCTGTGGCAGTGAGCACTAGTGGATGAAAGTTCTGTTGGGCCATTGTTGTTCTCCATAGGACATGCTTTAGATACATATCAAAACAATACTGGGCCACCAGtccctaaaaaaggaaaatataaatacCTGCACCAGAGGTACAGAACAGAACATGGTAGGAAGTCACCTGGGTATTAACAATTTTATAATCCTCAACTTGGCATTTATACCTTACAGCTAGAACTTACCTCCCCTAAAATAAACTCCACATCACAGAATTGTTGGTTCTCAAAAAGCCTTCCATAgtcctcatgtaaagtgcatTTGGGGTAACAGGAGAActgcaaaacaggaaaaatatatacataaatataaaatacttacctCCATGCACCAATAATTACTActacataaaacaaaactgtaaatctAGTAGGAAAGCTCTGAAAATACAGAATTACTAGTTCTCATTTAATGGTAGAACAATACATccccatttattttaatttatttacctgAAAGCGATACATCTCTCCACTTCTGACGTTATTATCTACGGTGCCCCCAAAGATGTACATTGCATCCGCAATCACAGCTGCAGCATGAAAGAGACGGCCACTGGGCAACTGTAACACAAAAGGGGGAAATAAAGGTACATTGTAAATGTCCATATTAGAAAACAATACAGAGATTCTGAGCTTTGAATACAAAGTTTCTTgcttatttcaataaatatgtttagcAATTGTTACATATTGTTTAGGTCTTCAGaagaaaagatatttaaaaaagccAACAGGCAATTGTTTGGTCAGAATACCTTCTTCACTTGGTGGCCAGTATGATTAGAAAAAGCTATTCAGACATAGATTACTTTACAGAATATAAGCATGCCAATGTGTCTTACAGAGTACGAAGAAGCCAAATGAAATACTCCCTGCCCCCAAGCAAGGCAAAATTAAATATAGCTCTTTGGTTTGCATACTAGAGACAATCTGGCATTAAAGGAAATTTTGACATTTAAGGATCTGAATTAAACAGAATAAATCAGACAGGAAAAGGATGAAAATTTTATATAGAACAACTGTGCTGGAAAACCACAATGTCAAAAGACATCTGGTCCTTACTAAAAAACAATTGGGAAAACAATCACTACCTGTGGCAGTGAGCACTAGTGGATGAAAGTTCTGTTGGGCCATTGTTGTTCTCCATAGGACATGCTTTAGATACATATCAAAACAATACTGGGCCACCAGtccctaaaaaaggaaaatataaatacCTGCACCAGAGGTACAGAACAGAACATGGTAGGAAGTCACCTGGGTATTAACAATTTTATAATCCTCAACTTGGCATTTATACCTTACAGCTAGAACTTACCTCCCCTAAAATAAACTCCACATCACAGAATTGTTGGTTCTCAAAAAGCCTTCCATAgtcctcatgtaaagtgcatTTGGGGTAACAGGAGAActgcaaaacaggaaaaatatatacataaatataaaatacttacctCACTGCACCAATAATTACTActacataaaacaaaactgtaaatctAGTAGGAAAGCTCTGAAAATACAGAATTACTAGTTCTCATTTAATGGTAGAACAATACATccccatttattttaatttatttacctgAAAGCGATACATCTCTCCACTTCTGACGTTATTATCTACGGTGCCCCCAAAGATGTACATTGCATCCGCAATCACAGCTGCAGCATGAAAGAGACGGCCACTGGGCAACTGTAACACACACAATACAAGGTCCTACATGTCAT is a window encoding:
- the LOC140321115 gene encoding leucine-zipper-like transcriptional regulator 1 produces the protein MDIYNVPLFPPFVLQLPSGRLFHAAAVIADAMYIFGGTVDNNVRSGEMYRFQFSCYPKCTLHEDYGRLFENQQFCDVEFILGEKEEKVRGHTAIVTARCKWLRKKITQAREHQRQKLKPDSEDECQSTPQKQENSAGNAKLFRSQPMLEVVIRDAEPRPFELLMQFLYTDKIKYPRKGHVEDVLLIMDVYKLALHFKLSRLEQLCVQYIEASVDLQNVLIVCENANKLQLDQLKEHCLNFVVKESHFNQVIMMKEFEHLSSSLIVEIVRRKQQPPIRVHSDQPVDIGLLFRGNKDDTIGVL